Part of the Blastocatellia bacterium genome, AAGGCGACGACGTGTCGCAGGAATGCATCGAGGTCATCTGCCGGGGAAAGCAAAAGCGCTCCCGAATGCTTCAGGCTCTCGTCGGTCAACCGTCCCGAGGTCCCCACGACCGGAAGCCCATGGCTGAGAGCGGCCATGAGCGAGGAGCGGCGCGTCGAGACCCCATCGCTCAAGGGGAGAAGGAAGAGATCGCTCGCTTGCAGCAAGCGTGAGACGGTCGGCGCGTCCACATATCCGAACGCGAGGATCTTCTCTCGCACCTTCATCGGAGCGAGCGCGAGCAGCTCTTCCGAGTCGGGTCCGATCGCCAGCAGGCGCGTTGGAATCTGCCGGGCCGAGAGCGCCTCCACGCTCCGCAAGAGCCACATGCGTTTCTTCGAGACGTGTAACGTCCCGAAGAAAGCGAGGACGACCTCCTCCTCCCGAAGGCCAAGGTGTCGGCGCACGCGCTCGCGATCGGTCGGTACGGGTTCGATATTGGAAGGGCTGGGCAGGTGAAAGATTCGCGCGCGCGTCCATCGGATCGGCGGCGCTTGGCGAAGCCATGTTGTCCAGGGTTCAATCGAGACGGCGAGGCCGCGCGCGGCGCCGGCAGCGAGCCAGAACATCGCGCGCTGTGCGAGCGCTGCGCTCAAATGTCGAAGGGGGAAGAGCGGGAGATCGGCATAGAGCTCATGAACGAGGAGCAACAGGCGTCGTCCCCGGAGCCGTTCTCGAACGAGCATCAGGGGAAAGGCCAAATTTACCCCTCCTCGTCCATAGGCATGGGGCACATACGGCACGAGGAGCCAATCCGGTGCCGCGCGAGTGATCTCTCGCGCGAGCGAAGCGAAGCCGCGCCATCCCCAGTGCGCGATGACGCGCCGCACGAGGACGCCGGCAACATCTTCCTCCTGCGCCTCCGTCGGGACTGCTGCGCCTCCTTCTGAAACGCTCGTCGTGAGCACGATGACCTCGTTTTGGCCGAGTCGGCGAAGATGTTCGGCCAGATGCCGCGTGTGATCCGCGAGCCCGCTCCGTTTCGGAGGATAGTCAGGGGAGAGGATGACGATCCGCATCTTCGTTTCGCGCGACCTCGATCACGAGCGAGCGCTCGCCCACTCCCGCCGCGTATCTTCAAAAGCGCGCATCAGGCATTCCAGATGGCGCCAGGAGGCGAACATCACCTCGGCGAATTCGCGCGCGCGGGAGCGGAGCGCGATCATCAGCTCGCCTTGGGTCACCAGACATTCGATGGCTGCCGCCAGCGCACGAATGTCCCCCGGTTCGACGAGCAATCCCGTCTCCCCATCGCGCACCCATTCCGGAAGCGCCCCGACGCGAAAAGCGATGACCGGCGCCCCATGCCACAGCGCTTCAGCGCTGACGCGACAAAAGGGCTCGGGCCAGACCGATGGAACGACGACGGCGTGCGCGCAGCGATACAAGTGAAAGATGAACGGGCGATCGAGCCATCCGAGAAAAGAGACGGTATGCCGCGTCGGCACGCGTGCGGCCAAGCGCTCCAAGCGCGGTTGTTCCGGACCTTCGCCGATGAGAACAGCATGGATGGAAGGCGCGACGAATTCCAATGCGCGGAGGAAGAGGTCAGCGCCCTTGTGGGCGTACAGACGTCCGCAGAACAGAACGATCGGCAGAGGAGTCGGTGGGAATTCCGATTCCGGAAGCGGACGCTCTTCCCCCACGAGCGCAGGCTGCACGAAAATGGGATTCGTGACGATCCGGTCTTCGGGCAGCCCGACGGCCATAAGCTCGCGCTTCATGTACTGGCTCGCCACGAGAAGGCGCGGCAACTGGCGCGCCGCTTCGATCCACTGCTTCGTCACGCGAACATTGGCCCAAAGGCGCCAAGGTCGGCGCGTCGCGCACCCGTGCAGATATGGGGCGATGAGGCAATACGGGCTGAAGGGTCTTTGGCAAACGCGCTGCTGGCGTGCGTAGAACTTCCCATGTCCCGGACACACGTAGCGACTGTGAACGTGGATGAAGGGAATCGTGGGGCGAAGTCGATCGAGGAGGCGAAGCACGGCGGCCTCCTCCACATCGTGCGCGAGGATGACATCGGGATCGAGTCGTTCCACGATCCGGCGCAATTCGGCGGCGCGCTGTGGCCATGGTCCGGTATTCGGTCGCAGCGCGGGAACATGAACGCGCGCGGACGTGATCGCCCGAAGCCGTTGCGTGACGGCCAGGCCATGCAGCAACGTGATCTCGTGCCCCTCTCGCTCCAAGAGCCGATGGAGATCGGCAGCGTACGTCTCCGTGCCGCCGACGATCTCTCCATGAAGCGTGATGTGCACGATGCGCATCGCGAGACCCTCATCCCGTGCGGAGCGCCTCTCGATAGATCGCCAGGCACCGGCGCGCGACGGCCTCCCATGTGAATCGTTCCAAGACGCGCGCGCGTCCTCGTTCCCCCATGCGGCGCGCTTCTTCGGGATGTCGCCGCAGCCACGCGATCCGATCGGCCAATGCGCGCGCATCATTGGGTGGGACGAGGAATCCCGTCACTCCGTCCTCGACGATCTCCGGAAGCGCGCCCACCGTCGTCGCGATCACGGGCGTCGCACACGCCATCGCTTCCAGAAGCGTCAGCCCGAAAAGCTCCGGAGTCGCATGCCGCGTCCCGAAGACGTCCGTGTACACCGAGGGGAGAACCGTCACGAGCGCCGCGTTATACTCGCGAACGAGGCGCTCATCGTCAGCATTGAAGATGAAACTCACGCACTTGCCGCGCGCCAACGTCCGCAGCAGCTCCAAGTATTCCGCGCTCCGCGTCGCACCGAGCTGCGGCTCCCACAACCGTCCGACGAGCCGCAACTCGACCGTCGCGTCCACGGCTTCGACGAGATAATTGATCCCTTTGTGCGGAAGCAGTCGTCCGACATAAAGCACCGTCTCATACGTGCGCCCAGGCAGGGGACGAAATCGCTCGACGTCTACGCCCGCGAAGATGATGCGATTCTTCCCTTCGTAGCGCGCGAACCGCTGTGCGGAGAACTGCGAAAGGTGCAGGAACCCATTCACCCATCGCCCAGTGTCGAGGTGGTAGGAGACGTCCCATCCCCCTCCTCCGAGGTCCGTGACGAAGACGCGTTTGCCCGTGACGCGAGCATAGGCGATGGCGAGCGTCGTCGCGACGACGTGGAATTGGTGGCAATGGATGACGTCCGCATCCGCGAGCGCCGTGAGGAATCGAAGGCTGACGGGATTGGTCCGCTGCCCACGCGGATACCAGAAGGGGCGGAAGAGCCGCACCTCCAGCGAAGCCCATTCGAGGCGCGACTCTTGCTCGTCCGCGCGCGCGGCGAAGCTCACCAGTCGCGTGGGCGTCAACCGCGCCATCGCGCGCGCGAGTTCTGTGGCGTAGCGCTCTCCTCCGCCGAGGATCGAACGTTCGCCGAAGTACGCCGGCGAGACGTGAACGACGCGAATCGGTTTGTCAGCGTCGTTCACCTCATTGTGACGAGCGCGCTTTCGCACGGGCGCGATCAACGACGTCCTCCAAGATCTCGGCCAAACGACGCGTTAGGGCGCGCCGCTCGTAGCGGCGGATGACCGCCGGCTGCGGATGATAAAACTGCCGCGCGAAGCCTTCTGGGTCAAGGGTCGCGTGGCGCAGCAGAGTGCGCAGTCGTTCGCCTTCGCGAGGCTCCACGCTCACGCCGACGCCAGCTTCCGCGATCAACGCGGAGGCCAATCCCGATGGCACCACGGCGAGGATCGGGCGCCCGGCGGCCATGTACTCGAAGAGCTTTCCAGGAAACCACTTCCTCCCTCCCTCATGGCTCGTGATGAGCAGAAGTAGCACGTCGGCGGCGACCATGCGCGCCAGCACCTCGCGATGCGTCGTGCGCGGCTCGATCGCGACCACATCGTGCAACCCTCGCTCGCGCACGAAACGCAAATTTGAGGGCGGCAATCCTCCCACGAAATGCACGCGCCAAGAGGACGGCGTCAACGTTTGCTCCTTGAGCCAGGCGATCGCTTCCAAAAACGCCGTGGCCGCATCTCCCCACACCATGCCCGTGTGCACGAGTGTCGTCGGAGCGCCGGCCTCAGGGGATACTCGCACGAGCGTTCGAAAATCCTCCGCATCGTAGCCGTTCGGGATGACGACCGAACGCGCGATCGTCTCCGGAACGAGTCGCGCGAAGTCTTCGACCATGGCCTCGTGCACGCAGACGAGGCGATCGGCGGCGCGCAAGATCCATCGTTCCGCCCACGCATCGAGGCGATCGCGGACGGGACGTCGCGCTTTGATCGGCCACTGCGTCCAATAATCGCGGAAATCCACGATGAGAGGCCGATGGAGCCATCGCTTGAGCCAAACGCCGAGCATCACCGAAGTCCACGGGCTCGCGGAGACGAAGATGGCTTCCACTTGATGTCGCCGCGCGATCCGCACGCATGTGGGCAGTGCGCGCATCGCCCAGTAGAAATGCTCGTCGCCGATGGGCGCTAAGCTGAAGTGATAGAGCGCGCGCAGCAGACGGTACCACCGCGCGCGCGGCGCATCTTCGCTGGGGACTTCGGAGAGGGTGACGGGATCGGTCCCCGTCGCCAGCGGAGAAGTGAACGAGAGCCTTCGCCGCACCCGTTCGCCTAGGGCCTGCACTGGATTGAAAGGCGCAAGCCGGTAGATGGGGAGATCGGGGGGCAGATCTTCAAGTAGCGTCTCGTCTCGTTCCTGCGGAGCGAGCACGCGGGCCCAATCGAGGGTGACGACGACGGGCTCCCACCCGAACTCGCCGAGATATTTGACGAACTTCACCGAGCGGAATGTGCCGCTGCTATTTTGCGGTGGGAACGCCAGAGCGATGAACAAGACCCGGCGCGGCATAGGTGCTCAAGAGACGTTCGAGGATCGCGTCGTCGCGCGCGATGCTTCGATCACCGACCAATACAGCGCCTCGAGTCGAGGGGCTTCGCGGCGAATGTCATGGTGTTCAGCGACGAACGTGCGGCCGGCTTCGGCCATCGAGGGCCACCGCGCGGGATTCTCGATGAGCTCGAGAAGCGCGTCGGCGAGTGCCGCGACATCGCGCTCGGGGACGAGTCGAGCGCTCTCCCCCTCGCGAACGACATAGGGAATATCCGCGTGGCGCGTCGCGACAATGGGCATGCCCGAGGCTTGCATCTCCAGCAGGACCGTGGGGGCTCCTCCCTCATCATCGCCATTGGCGGCGACGACGCTCGGCTGCACGAGGATATGGCAGCGCTCGGCCACCTCGCGATACGCCGCGCGCGAGAGAGGGCCCAGCCAATGCACGGCTCCAGCGATTCCCAACTCCCCAGCGAGTCGTTCCAAATGCGGACGCAGCGGTCCATCCCCGATGATGTAGAATTCGCTCTCGCGAGCGCGCGAGCGCACGTGCGCGAACGCGCGCAGCGCATACTCGTGCCCCTTCTTCTCCACCAGACGCCCGACTTGCAGCAAGCGGAGCGGTCCCTCGCGCCACACGCGCGGACGAAAGGGGAATTCATCGAGATCAATCGCGATGCGTCGCACGCGGATCTTCTCCGGCGGACATCCGAGCCGAATGAGTCGCTCGCGCATGTGCGGGCCTTCGACGAGAAAGAGCGCGCCGTGAGCGAAGAGGTGACGGTATCGCGCTCGCCACGCGGGATCTCGTGCGAGAGCCGAGAGGTCGTAGCCGTAGAAGGAGGTGATCAGCGGAACGCCCAGACGTCGCGCGGCCGCGAGCACGAGAACCCCTGTCGGCCCGAAATGCGCGTGCACAAGCTGCGGATGCAAGCGTCGCAGCGCCGCATGATACCGATAGGCGCGCGCGTTCTCGAATCGGAGCAGAATCGCGAGCAGCCGATCCCTCATGCGCTCTCTCAACGTCAGCTCCAACGTTCGCACGCGAACGAGTTCCTTCACGGGAAAGAGATCGAGATGCTTCACCTCCTCGGCCACGACGACCGGGCGCACACGACGCAGCGCGCGCAGGTATTCGTAGATGAAGGTCTCCGTCAGCGGCAGATACTCCGGTTTCACTTCGGCGACGATAGGCCGCGCATCCGCTGTGTTCCTCATCTGGTCCGTCCGGCGCATCCGCGTCGGCGTCGCAGGCGCGAGGTTTCGGCCGTCATCGCTTTCGTCTGCGTTCCTGCTCTCTCCATGGCGATCGCACGGATCGAACCCGCCGCTACGGCCGTTTCGCCTCCACAGCGACGAGGCCGCGCTTCATCAGGATGGCGAGGACGACGCCGACGAACATCCCCATGAGATACCCGTAGGGGAGTCCGACCGCCAGGAGTCCGACGAGCAAAATGATCATCCAATCGCTTCGAGACGACGTGGCCTCGCCCACCAGTCGCAAAAGCGCCACGCCCTCGAAGAACAAGATGACGCCCAGAATCGGCAGCGGAAAGATCTTCACAATCGCATCAAATCCCCGCCCGAAGAAGAGGCCTAGAAGCAGGTAGAGCGCGCCTTCGATGATCACCGAACCGCCTGTGCGCGCGCCGAAGGTGTAGTGTCCGGCGACTCCTCCGGAGCCGTGACAAGTGGGAATGCCCCCGAAGAAGGGATTCACCACGTTCATCAACGCATACGTGAGGCTGAGCTGCCGCGCCGTGATCCGGCGCTCGGGGAAAAGGTCCTCGACGATCTGTCGCGTGGCCAGGATCGAGTTCCCGAGCGAGAGGGGGATTTGCGGCAACGCCAGAAGGAGAACGCCCGTCCAGATGTCCGACCATTGGGGAAGGTGAAACTTCGGCGCGCTGAAGCCGACGCCCTGGACGAGGGCGGAGGGGGAGATTTTGAACGCGAGGCTGTAGGCGAAGCCCATCAGGACGAGCAGCAGGGCGACCGGATATCGCCGATTTCCCAACAGGATGAGCGTGAGGGCGAATCCCACGATGGCGAGCGCATATCCGAAGAAGCCATCTGCCGGCACGTACTCCCGCAGAGCGAGCATCGCCAATTGCAGGCCGAGTCCGAATTGAATCCCCCGCACGACGCTCTTCGGAATGACTCGCGTCAGCCACTCGATGAGGCCTGAGAGGGACAGCAGCAGCATAATGACGCCGATGGCCAATCCGGCTCCGTAGAGGACCGAGCCACTGAGTTTCTGCGTGATCACGATGGCGGCCATCGCCTTGAGCGGCTGCACCGGCATCGGGAGGCGGTATCGCCATCCCGTCAGAATTTGCATGAGGCCGAACATGGTGAGCACGCTCGCGCTATCCAGTTGGGCCGCCAGCGTGACGCCAACGACCAGTGGGAAATCCGTGCCCAGGTCCCCGAACGCGCCCGCCCATTCATTGCGGTCGAAGCGGATGGGGAACGCTTTGGATTTCGCCGTCGCGATGGTCTCCATAGATTCCCCCACGGCTTTCCGCAATCTCGCGCCAGGAGCCACAGAGGATAAATTCCCGTGGAGGGGGCAGGCAAGGGCGAACCGAGCCCGAGCGATGCTTCGGCATCGTAGGCGAAGCGCGCGGGCCACACTGTGATGTTCATTCGCTCGAGCGCGCCTCGCGCCGAGCAATGAGGCGCAGCAGCTCGCGCAGCTCGCGGAACGCGCTCGGTCGGAGACGGCTCAGGGCGAAGGCGTAGAGGCTCGCGCCAAGACCAGCTTGTAGCGCCAATGCCGCGAGATCGCTCGATGTGCGCGGAAGAATGAGCTGGAGGCGAGCGAACATAACTCCACCGGCCATGATGAAGGTGCTCGCAGCCGCGGGCGCGAGCGCGCGCAGAAAGACGCGCATCGGCAACGCGATGATTCGATTGGCGAGCGCGTGCGAGAAGTACCAGGCCGCGACACTCACGCTCGCATAGGCCAGGGCGACGCCTTCGATCCCCCATCGAAGGCCGAGCGCGATGGCGCCAACGACGGCGGGCGTGAAGATGAGGTTCCAGCGAAACAAGACATCCGGTCGCCCTTGAGAGAGACAAAGCGGCCCGATGGTCGTCCCGATCGCCTGCAGTGCTCCGATGACGCAGAAGACGCGCGCTAAGAAGATGGCGCGCTCCCATTGCGGCCCATAAAGCAATCGAATCAATTCGGGCGCGACGATCGCCATGCCGATCATCGTCGGGAAGGCCACGAGGGAGATTCCTTCGACCACGCGCCGATAGCCCACGCGCACGTGCTCCATATCGGATACTCGCGCCAGCGCCGGGAAGAGCGCACGCCCAAGCGCCCACGAGATGTTTTGCAATGGGAAGAGCAGCAGCCGATAGGCGAGGGCATAATACCCGAGCGCTTGCGCTCCGAGGAATCGCCCGATGAGCGCATTGTCCGCATTCCGAGCGATGTAGTTCAAGACGTTGATCCCCATCAG contains:
- a CDS encoding glycosyltransferase family 4 protein → MRIVILSPDYPPKRSGLADHTRHLAEHLRRLGQNEVIVLTTSVSEGGAAVPTEAQEEDVAGVLVRRVIAHWGWRGFASLAREITRAAPDWLLVPYVPHAYGRGGVNLAFPLMLVRERLRGRRLLLLVHELYADLPLFPLRHLSAALAQRAMFWLAAGAARGLAVSIEPWTTWLRQAPPIRWTRARIFHLPSPSNIEPVPTDRERVRRHLGLREEEVVLAFFGTLHVSKKRMWLLRSVEALSARQIPTRLLAIGPDSEELLALAPMKVREKILAFGYVDAPTVSRLLQASDLFLLPLSDGVSTRRSSLMAALSHGLPVVGTSGRLTDESLKHSGALLLSPADDLDAFLRHVVALAEDAERRRQLGERGRALYRERYDWPVIAERVLAVLRDLSER
- a CDS encoding glycosyltransferase family 4 protein, with the protein product MRIVHITLHGEIVGGTETYAADLHRLLEREGHEITLLHGLAVTQRLRAITSARVHVPALRPNTGPWPQRAAELRRIVERLDPDVILAHDVEEAAVLRLLDRLRPTIPFIHVHSRYVCPGHGKFYARQQRVCQRPFSPYCLIAPYLHGCATRRPWRLWANVRVTKQWIEAARQLPRLLVASQYMKRELMAVGLPEDRIVTNPIFVQPALVGEERPLPESEFPPTPLPIVLFCGRLYAHKGADLFLRALEFVAPSIHAVLIGEGPEQPRLERLAARVPTRHTVSFLGWLDRPFIFHLYRCAHAVVVPSVWPEPFCRVSAEALWHGAPVIAFRVGALPEWVRDGETGLLVEPGDIRALAAAIECLVTQGELMIALRSRAREFAEVMFASWRHLECLMRAFEDTRREWASARS
- a CDS encoding glycosyltransferase family 4 protein, with the translated sequence MIAPVRKRARHNEVNDADKPIRVVHVSPAYFGERSILGGGERYATELARAMARLTPTRLVSFAARADEQESRLEWASLEVRLFRPFWYPRGQRTNPVSLRFLTALADADVIHCHQFHVVATTLAIAYARVTGKRVFVTDLGGGGWDVSYHLDTGRWVNGFLHLSQFSAQRFARYEGKNRIIFAGVDVERFRPLPGRTYETVLYVGRLLPHKGINYLVEAVDATVELRLVGRLWEPQLGATRSAEYLELLRTLARGKCVSFIFNADDERLVREYNAALVTVLPSVYTDVFGTRHATPELFGLTLLEAMACATPVIATTVGALPEIVEDGVTGFLVPPNDARALADRIAWLRRHPEEARRMGERGRARVLERFTWEAVARRCLAIYREALRTG
- a CDS encoding glycosyltransferase family 4 protein, producing MPRRVLFIALAFPPQNSSGTFRSVKFVKYLGEFGWEPVVVTLDWARVLAPQERDETLLEDLPPDLPIYRLAPFNPVQALGERVRRRLSFTSPLATGTDPVTLSEVPSEDAPRARWYRLLRALYHFSLAPIGDEHFYWAMRALPTCVRIARRHQVEAIFVSASPWTSVMLGVWLKRWLHRPLIVDFRDYWTQWPIKARRPVRDRLDAWAERWILRAADRLVCVHEAMVEDFARLVPETIARSVVIPNGYDAEDFRTLVRVSPEAGAPTTLVHTGMVWGDAATAFLEAIAWLKEQTLTPSSWRVHFVGGLPPSNLRFVRERGLHDVVAIEPRTTHREVLARMVAADVLLLLITSHEGGRKWFPGKLFEYMAAGRPILAVVPSGLASALIAEAGVGVSVEPREGERLRTLLRHATLDPEGFARQFYHPQPAVIRRYERRALTRRLAEILEDVVDRARAKARSSQ
- a CDS encoding glycosyltransferase, coding for MRNTADARPIVAEVKPEYLPLTETFIYEYLRALRRVRPVVVAEEVKHLDLFPVKELVRVRTLELTLRERMRDRLLAILLRFENARAYRYHAALRRLHPQLVHAHFGPTGVLVLAAARRLGVPLITSFYGYDLSALARDPAWRARYRHLFAHGALFLVEGPHMRERLIRLGCPPEKIRVRRIAIDLDEFPFRPRVWREGPLRLLQVGRLVEKKGHEYALRAFAHVRSRARESEFYIIGDGPLRPHLERLAGELGIAGAVHWLGPLSRAAYREVAERCHILVQPSVVAANGDDEGGAPTVLLEMQASGMPIVATRHADIPYVVREGESARLVPERDVAALADALLELIENPARWPSMAEAGRTFVAEHHDIRREAPRLEALYWSVIEASRATTRSSNVS
- a CDS encoding putative sulfate/molybdate transporter produces the protein METIATAKSKAFPIRFDRNEWAGAFGDLGTDFPLVVGVTLAAQLDSASVLTMFGLMQILTGWRYRLPMPVQPLKAMAAIVITQKLSGSVLYGAGLAIGVIMLLLSLSGLIEWLTRVIPKSVVRGIQFGLGLQLAMLALREYVPADGFFGYALAIVGFALTLILLGNRRYPVALLLVLMGFAYSLAFKISPSALVQGVGFSAPKFHLPQWSDIWTGVLLLALPQIPLSLGNSILATRQIVEDLFPERRITARQLSLTYALMNVVNPFFGGIPTCHGSGGVAGHYTFGARTGGSVIIEGALYLLLGLFFGRGFDAIVKIFPLPILGVILFFEGVALLRLVGEATSSRSDWMIILLVGLLAVGLPYGYLMGMFVGVVLAILMKRGLVAVEAKRP
- a CDS encoding lipopolysaccharide biosynthesis protein — translated: MATALLVRAARGALWSWSAQLFKQLLQLGIMAILARWLTPADFGRVAMIGVVTGFLNLFSELGIGPALIQKRELKSAHLSAAFWGSFVTGLALMLILMLSAPLVAVAYADALLVPLTLALAANFPLVALATVPLNLLQRELRLGRLALVEILALGLGGAAAISLAFRGGGAWSLVGQTLVASGTTVIAAWGMLSVRPQELGNPTRVDRDALRELLRFGRPLMGINVLNYIARNADNALIGRFLGAQALGYYALAYRLLLFPLQNISWALGRALFPALARVSDMEHVRVGYRRVVEGISLVAFPTMIGMAIVAPELIRLLYGPQWERAIFLARVFCVIGALQAIGTTIGPLCLSQGRPDVLFRWNLIFTPAVVGAIALGLRWGIEGVALAYASVSVAAWYFSHALANRIIALPMRVFLRALAPAAASTFIMAGGVMFARLQLILPRTSSDLAALALQAGLGASLYAFALSRLRPSAFRELRELLRLIARREARSSE